In Erigeron canadensis isolate Cc75 chromosome 7, C_canadensis_v1, whole genome shotgun sequence, one DNA window encodes the following:
- the LOC122607284 gene encoding WD repeat-containing protein 43, with the protein MAKDKKFILKISCFSSKGEIFAAILPDNTLKVWNTNNGNLLAEWKHSDEDSDVQFSCIACSFVGTKKRRKENGTCLVALGTDSGEVFTINATNGELMWKSSGDHHGRIVALSFANQGPKVCVISTDGTTCELNSGTGELLKETKFSKKYISTSVYIFDDKILAAASSKIRVLSLEDGNELLKFSTDSGPVQLMCMLDNSNAIITSGHGDNNLQVWKNKSDTGKVSSGPVLSMRHHPLAIECKNGPSGDDLVVLSVSESGIVYIWNLKTSTKGNVDPTKIKVEASKSKTDINDGGKTKKHHNSILAAKIYSISGDDQATALIVYGLLNSPQFALVDVICSGEDIIVNASADIQENIVNNGKDQKDVRSKKRAASDADFETAGVNLDIDHADPMDGVQIDDDIGAPTMGEKLASLNIINNEDGSDKKAEMSTAKPPSADSVHVLLKQALHAEDRALLLDCLSRQNEKVITNSVALLNPSDVFKLLESLISVIQSRGSVVAFALPWLRSLLLLHASSIMSQESSLIALNSLYQLIESRVSTFNSTLQLSSCLDLLYTKTIDGVDEEEPLEPIIYEDESDDDESEEDGDAMDTDEEDNEELEAVSNVSDLEGSDGMIDY; encoded by the exons atgGCCAAAGACAAGAAATTTATATTAAAGATTTCATGTTTTAGTTCAAAAGGTGAAATCTTTGCTGCAATACTTCCTGATAATACACTCAAA GTGTGGAACACGAACAATGGAAATTTGTTAGCTGAATGGAAGCATTCtgatgaagattctgatgtTCAGTTTTCTTGTATTGCCTGTAGCTTTGTTGGAACAAAGAAG CGCAGAAAAGAAAACGGAACTTGTTTGGTGGCACTGGGAACAGATAGTGGTGAGGTTTTTACCATCAATGCTACTAATGGCGAGTTAATGTGGAAATCATCTGGAGATCATCATGG TAGAATTGTTGCTCTCTCATTTGCAAATCAAGGACCGAAAGTTTGTGTTATTAGCACTGATGGCACAACTTGTGAATTGAACTCCGGAACTGGAGAGCttttgaaagaaacaaaattTTCGAAGAAATATATCTCTACAtctgtatatatttttg ATGATAAAATATTAGCTGCAGCGAGTTCCAAGATTCGAGTCCTTAGTTTGGAAGACGGGAATGAATTACTCAAGTTTTCAACCGATTCG GGTCCGGTGCAGCTCATGTGTATGTTGGACAACTCAAACGCCATTATTACATCCGGACATGGTGACAATAATCTTCAAGTGTGGAAAAACAAATCAGACACCGGAAAAGTAAGCAGTGGACCTGTGTTGTCAATGAGACATCATCCTTTAGCGATTGAATGCAAGAATGGCCCCAGTGGAGATGATTTAGTTGTACTCTCAGTTTCAGAGTCGGGTATAGTTTATATATGGAACTTGAAGACCTCAACCAAAGGCAATGTAGATCCAACAAAGATTAAAGTTGAAGCTAGTAAATCTAAAACTGACATCAATGATGGTGGGAAAACCAAGAAACATCACAATTCCATACTAGCTGCTAAAATATATTCAATcagtggtgatgatcaggctacAGCCCTTATTGTTTATGGTCTATTAAACTCTCCACAGTTCGCTTTAGTAGATGTTATTTGTTCTGGGGAAGATATTATTGTAAATGCTAGTGCTGATATCCAAGAAAATATAGTGAATAACGGAAAAG ACCAGAAAGATGTGCGAAGTAAGAAACGTGCTGCATCTGATGCAGACTTTGAAACTGCCGGAGTAAACCTTG ATATAGATCATGCAGACCCTATGGATGGAGTTCaaattgatgatgatattgGTGCACCAACAATGGGTGAGAAGTTGGCCAgcttaaatataataaacaatgaAGATGGGAGTGACAAGAAAGCTGAGATGTCTACTGCCAAGCCTCCGAGTGCTGATTCTGTTCATGTTTTGCTTAAACAGGCACTGCATGCAGAAGATCGGGCGCTTCTGCTTGATTGTTTATCTAGACAAAACGAAAAG GTTATTACAAACTCAGTTGCTCTATTAAATCCATCGGACGTCTTCAAGCTTCTTGAGTCTCTCATATCCGTGATCCAATCCAG GGGTTCTGTTGTAGCTTTTGCCCTACCATGGCTTAGAAGCTTACTTCTTCTACATGCAAGCAGTATAATGTCTCAAGAGTCGTCTTTGATCGCTCTCAACTCCTTGTATCAG CTTATTGAATCTcgagtttcaactttcaattcaaCGCTTCAACTGTCAAGTTGTTTAGACTTGCTATACACAAAG ACGATTGATGGAGTTGATGAAGAAGAGCCATTGGAGCCTATTATTTATGAAGATGAGAGCGACGATGATGAGTCTGAAGAAGATGGTGACGCTATGGATACTGATGAAGAAGACAATGAAGAACTTGAAGCAGTCAGTAATGTTAGCGATCTTGAAGGAAGTGATGGCATGATTGACTATTAG
- the LOC122608664 gene encoding late embryogenesis abundant protein Dc3-like → MASQNKAYKAGEVKGQAEEKTGQVFDNIRDKAQQGKDKTSGAAGSAWDKTMESKDQTGSYMSEKAGEMKDKASQMGQATKEKASDMAQSTKETAQAGKEKTGGVLQKTGEAVKGMAQGATEAVKSTLGMGGGTTEETGTGSTGTTRTTVRETRRSHT, encoded by the coding sequence ATGGCATCACAAAACAAAGCATACAAGGCCGGAGAAGTCAAAGGACAAGCCGAGGAGAAAACCGGACAGGTGTTCGACAACATTCGAGACAAAGCACAACAAGGCAAAGACAAGACATCTGGAGCTGCCGGTTCGGCGTGGGACAAGACCATGGAGTCGAAAGACCAGACCGGAAGCTACATGTCCGAAAAAGCtggagaaatgaaggataaagCATCCCAAATGGGTCAAGCCACCAAAGAAAAGGCTTCAGATATGGCGCAGTCTACTAAAGAGACTGCGCAGGCTGGAAAAGAAAAAACTGGTGGGGTGTTGCAAAAGACTGGAGAGGCGGTGAAGGGTATGGCGCAGGGCGCCACGGAAGCGGTGAAAAGTACTTTGGGAATGGGTGGTGGTACAACCGAGGAGACTGGTACAGGTAGTACTGGTACCACCCGTACCACTGTTAGGGAGACTCGTAGGAGTCATacttaa
- the LOC122607878 gene encoding uncharacterized protein LOC122607878 — protein sequence MDNKGGSKSSSSEEKTPAPPTFGCGCSDGIVNMDMKCVYESNSMSGYMNDTDVRIAEEEDMEPENRHKDPRDISLAGNAAVQLNVDSLINLMLNTIHDGGFADAIFNMPAIKIAKIPFYNRFTWNFDVIEMSERDSF from the exons ATGGATAATAAGGGTGGttccaaatcatcatcatcagaggaGAAGACGCCGGCGCCGCCGACGTTTGGTTGTGGTTGTTCGGATGGGATTGTGAATATGGATATGAAATGTGTGTATGAATCTAATTCCATGTCTGGCTATATGAATGATACGGATGTGCGCATAGCAGAGGAGGAGGACATGGAACCAGAAAATCGTCATAAGGATCCCAGAGATATAAGCCTTGCTGGAAAT GCTGCTGTGCAATTGAACGTCGACAGCCTCATTAACCTGATGCTTAATACTATACATGATGGGGGGTTTGCTGATGCTATCTTCAACATGCCTGCTATTAAGATTGCCAAAATCCCATTCTACAATCGATTTACTTGGAATTTTGATGTAATTGAAATGAGTGAGCGCGATAGCTTCTAA